The Thermosipho melanesiensis BI429 sequence GATTTCATGAAAAAAATAGATAATTACAAAAGCATTGTTTTCACAAGCAAAAATGGAGTAATTTTCTTTTTTGAAACGTTAAAGATGATAAAAATGGATGTACGCAAAATAAAAGCAGATATAGCAGTAGTGGGAGAAAAAACCTCAAAATTATTGGAAAATTATGGTATATATCCAACTTTAGTTGGAAAAACAGCAAAGGATATATACGACAAAATAACTCTTCCCTGTGCAACGTTAACCTCAAATATTTCAACTGTTCCTACACACATATATAAAATAACTGCATACGAAAATATACCAATTTTGAAAAACAAAACTAAACTTCAAAAAATAATAAATGATAAAGTAGATTACGTGGTATTTACCAGCCCTTCTTCATTCCACTATTTCAGAAACATGGTCACTTTAACTTCTGAAATTATTTGTGCTATAGGAGCCACAACAAAAAGCGAGATAGAAAAACGCGGATACAAAGTACACATAACACCTAAAAAAGCAACATTTGAGGAACTTTCAAAAGAAATAATACTTTGGGAGGGAAAACATGAAAAGACTAAGAAGATTGAGAAATAACGAAACTATTAGATCCCTTATTAGAGAAACACATTTAACTACTAACGATTTAATATACCCTTTGTTTATAAAGGACGGATACAAAATCAAAGAAGAAATTCCATCAATGCCAGAAATATTCAGGCTTTCTATAGACATGGCAATTGATGAGATTAAAACTTTAAGAAATCTAGGTATTAATGCCTTCTTACTCTTTGGTGTACCAAATAAAAAAGATTTAAAGTGTATAAATATTGTAAATAAAGCGTTGGAAGAAATTAAATCAGAAATAAAAGACGCCTACCTTATTACAGACGTATGTCTTTGCTCTTACACAGAAGATGGACACTGCGGTATTACAAAAGATGGAATAATATTAAACGACGAATCTGTAGAATTACTATCTGAAATATCGCTATCGTACGCGCAAAGTGGTGCAGATATGATAGCACCATCCGATATGATGGATGGTAGAGTGAAAAAAATAAGAAAAACACTTGATAAAAATAATTTTTCAGACATTCCTATCATGTCTTACAGCGCAAAATTTGCTTCTTCATTCTACGGACCTTTCAGAGATGCGGCAAATTCTGCTCCAAAATTTGGTGATAGAAAGACATATCAATTAGATATTGCAAACAAAAATGAGGCATTGAGAGAAATAGCATTAGATATCGAAGAAGGAGCAGATATTGTGATGATTAAACCTGCACTTTCATTCTTAGACATAGTTGAAGCCACAAAAAGAACTTTTAACATTCCAGTTGCAGTATACAACGTAAGTGGAGAATACAGCATGGTAAAAGCAGCTGCACAAAAAGGATGGATAGATGAAAAAGAGGTAGTGCTTGAAACTCTAACAAGCATGAAACGTGCAGGTGCAGATATTATTATAACTTACCATGCAAAGGATGTTGCAAAATGGCTTTCATACCAATAATGTTGAACTTAACGGGAAAAAAATGTCTTGTAATTGGTGGGGGAAAAGTTGCCGCAAGAAAACTAAAATACTTTGTAAATAAAGCCGATGTCACAGTTATAGCGAAAAATATATCAAAAGAAATTAAAAACACGAAAGGAGTAATGTATATAGAAAAAGAGTATTCACCAGGTGATTTAGAAGGATTTGATGTTGTAATAATCACAACGAACGACAAAAAACTAAACGAAAAGATCCATCATGAAGCAAAAAAGAAGAAGATACTTACAAATAATGCAACAAGTAAAATTTTTTGTGAATTTATTATGCCTGCAATAATCGAATACAAAGGATACACTATTTCAATTTCCACAAACGGAGAAAACCCAAAAAAAGTAAAACAATTAAAAGAAAAAATAAAAAAATTCTTGGAGGGATTAGATGTTTGAAAAAGCAAAAGAATTTATGCCAGGCGGTGTAAATAGCCCTGTAAGAGCCTTTAAATCTGTTGAACTTGACCCCATATTCGTAAAAAGCGCAAAAGGTAGTAAAATCAAAGACATAAATAACAACGAATATATAGATTATATCCAATCTTGGGGAGCACTTATATTAGGCCATTCACACGAGGTAGTTATTAATGCAATAAATGAACAATCACAAAAAGGAACAAGTTACGGGCTATGTCATCCTTTGGAAGTGGAAATGGCACAGATACTTGTGGAAAACATTCCTTCAATTGAAATGGTAAGAATGGTCAATTCTGGAACTGAAGCAGTTATGAGTGCAATCAGACTTGCACGGGCATACACAAAAAGAGATTTTATTGTAAAGTTTGAAGGTTGTTATCATGGTCATTCAGATTCTTTACTTGTAAAAGCGGGCTCTGGTGCACTTACATTTGGTACACCAAATTCAGAAGGTGTAACGAAAGAATTTGTATCTAAAACAATAGTTGCAAAATATAATGATGTACAAAACATAAATGAAATATTTGAAAATTTTGGAGATAAAATTGCATGTGTAATAGTAGAGCCCATTGCTGGAAATATGGGGGTTGTTCCTCCAAAACCAAATTTTTTGTTAACACTCCGTAAGCTTACCAAAAAGTATAATAGTATTTTAATATTCGACGAGGTAATTACAGGTTTTAGGGTATCACAAAATGGCGCTCAAGGTCTATTTAATGTAATACCAGATCTCACTACATTAGGAAAAGTCATTGGAGGAGGACTTCCCGTCGGGGCATTTGGTGGAAAAAAAGAAATTATGCAATTAATTTCTCCACAAGGCCCTGTGTATCAAGCGGGAACTTTATCTGGGAATCCACTTACCCTTGCAGCAGGAGTATCCACTTTAAAATTTATCTTGAATAACAAAAACTTTTACAAAAAATTAGATGAGCTTGCTAAAACACTTGAAGAAGGATTATTGTACGCACTAAAGGATTTCAATATAAAAGTAAATAGGGTAGGAAGTATGATATCATTTTTCTTTAACGGTTCTTCCGTTGACACGTACGAAAAAGTTATATCTTCAGACGTTAATATGTACAAAAAATTATTTAAGTATTTCCTATCATACGGGATACTTTTGCCCCCTTCTCCTTTTGAAAGTCTCTTTATCTCTTATGCTCATACAAATGAAGATATCCAACAAACTATAGATATCGCAATGAAATTTTCCAAAAACTTAAAGGAGGGAAAAGTATGAGGTACTTAAAGTTCTTCTTATTATTAGTTTTTTTAGTACCATCTTTTGGCTTTAGTATGCATATTATGGAAGGGTTTCTTCCACCAACCCACGCTTTAATTTGGTATATCTTATCTCTTCCGTTTTTTGTAATAGGACTCTTTACCATCAGAAAAACTATAAAAGAAAAACCAAATTTAAAAATGCTTCTTGCCTTTGTCGGAGCATTTACCTTTGTATTGTCTGCTATGAAAATTCCATCTGTTACGGGCAGCTGCTCACATCCAACAGGAATCGGCTTAGGTGCTATAATTTTCGGACCATTTACAATGACTGTAATAGGAACGATTGTACTTTTGTTCCAAGCTTTGTTACTTGCCCACGGTGGATTAACCACACTCGGAGCAAACACATTTTCAATGGCTATCGTAGGCTCACTTGTTAGTTATTTTATATACAAATCACTTTACAAGAAAAATAGAAATATTGCAGTGTTTTTGGCTGCATTCTTAGGTGATTTATTTACATATGTAACTACATCTTTCCAACTTGCAGTGGCCTTTCCAGATAAAACGCATGGTTTCATTTTCTCCTTAGCAAAATTTCTCAGTATATTTGCGATAACCCAGGTACCACTAGCAATTATTGAAGGACTTGTAACCGTTGTTGTAATTGACTTAATCTACAAATACAACAAAAATGAACTGTTTGAGGAGGGATTATAATGTCAAAAAAGCACATAATCCTACTTTCTATCTGTATTATTTTAGTTATATTTTCTCTATTAATAAACGGAGGAGCAGAATTCTCTGGTGCAGATGGACAAGCTGAAGAACTTATTGGTACTATTGCAAAAGATTATTCACCTTGGTTTTCACCCATTTGGGAACCACCAAGTGGTGAAATAGAAAGTTTATTATTTTCCTTACAAGCAGCTTTGGGAGCAATATTTATAGGTTACTATTTTGGATATATGAAAGGAAGAAAGGTAAAAAATGATAATTGAAAAAATTTCATATACGAATAGTTTTTCAAACTATCATCCTTTTCCAAAAATACTTTTTTCTTTATCATTACTCTTTCTCACTTTTTGGTTTAGTCCTATAATCAATTTAATAACCGTTTTCACGGTTATATCTTTACTTTTATACACAAAAGTTCCACCAAAAAAATTATTTAACATCTTTCTAGGTGTTTTTCTTTTTATATTTTTAACTAGTATAGCCCTATTTTTTGACTTTTCAGAGATTACCCCCGAAAGGGGGACCTCTGTTTTCTTAAGAAGTTGTGCAGGCGTATCATCAATACTTTTTTTGGTATTAACAACTCCTGTCTTTGAACTTATATCACTAATTCCAAATAGGACAATTAAAGACATGCTTTTTCTTATCTATAGAGCTATATACATATTACTAAATATTACCAATGAAATAATACTTTCACAAAATTCACGATACGGATATTCAACACCCAAGAACACAATTAATAGCCTGAAATACCTTACATATGGCATCTTCAATAAAGCTTTATACTTCTCAAAAGAAAGTGAAAAAGGACTAATTAGTAGATTCTATTCAAACAATATTTCAATCTTAAATCGTTTTAATACAAAAAAAGATATAAGTTTGATTTTTATTGCAGAAATGTTTTTAATTTATTTGGAGGTAATTATATGATAGAACTAAAGAACATATCGTTTGGATATGATAAAGAATACGTACTTGAGAATGTCACTTTATGCTTTCCAAAAAATAAAAAAATTGCCATTTTAGGAAACAACGGTTGTGGCAAAACAACTCTTTTGTTAATATGTTCTGGGCTTTTAAAACCTAAAAAAGGAAAGATTTACTTAGATAATACACTAGTAAAAAACAAGGAATTACGAAAAAAAGTTGGAATTGTCTTTCAAAACCCAGACACACAACTTCTCCCCGTAAAAGTTTATCAAGATATATCCTTTGGGCTTTTCAACCTTGGATATGAAAAATCTTTTGTGGAAAAACGGGTAAAAGAAATAATAAAGGAATTTGAGATGGAAAGTTTAAAAGATAAACCTACACAATTTTTAAGTTACGGACAAAAAAAACTCGTTTCTATTGCAGATATTGTAGCTTTAAATCCAGAATATATATTGCTCGATGAACCAGATTCTTATCTTGACTACAAATCATTTATACGCATACAAAAAATTCTGGATAAATTATTAAAAAAAGGAAAAACAATTGTTATTTCTACACACAACAGTGATTTTGCTTATCAATGGGCAGATTATGTGTATATTATAGATAACAAAAAAGTAATACTCGAAGGAAATCCTTCTTTTGTATTCTCAAAAAAAGATATATTGGAAAAAACTAATTTAAAAATACCAGGAGGTGTACTATGAAAACTTTTTGTTCTTGGAGTGGGGGAAAGGATTCAACACTTGCTCTTTACCATGGTTTAAAAAAGTTCAAAGTAGATTATCTTTTTACGATGCTTTCAGAAGACGGTATACATTCACGTGCTCATGGTCTTCCAAAAAGTATTCTCGAAAAACAGGCAAATAGCATAGGCATCCCACTAATCACAAAATGTAGTACTTGGGGAGAATACGAAAAAAACTTTTTGGATTTTTTAGAAGAATATGCTAAGGGAGGAATGGGAATTTTTGGTGATATAGACCTTCAAGAACATCTTGATTGGGTAGAAAATGTATGTAATAAAAAGAATGTGCGTGTGTTTGAACCTCTTTGGAGAAGAAACAGAAGGGAAATAGTAGAGGAATTCTTAAAATTGGGTTTCAAAGCAAAAATCATAGCGGTAAAAAAAGACTTAAACATAGAAAAATATCTGGGGAAAGATCTTTCTTTTGACTTAATTAGTGAGTTCGAAAGTATAGGAATAGATGCATGTGGGGAAAACGGAGAATTTCACACATTTGTATATAATGGACCTATATTCAAAAATCCAGTAGATTTTGAGATAGGAACATGTGTTGAAAAATCAAAAAATCTCGTACTTGAAATTAAATAAACCCGCTAAAAGCGGGTTTATATTTCAAATTCAACGTTCGAGCTGTTGGTTTTAATGGCATATTTCGCAAGTTTATCAGCTTGCTCATTGTATTTATCTCCTGTGTGTGCCCTAACCTTTTCGAATTTTATATTTATATACTTTCCATATTCCAAAACTTTTTCCTTATACATCTTCGTAAGTTCCGTTTTCGCTTTCCATTCCCCAACCACCCATTTTTCTATACCTTCATAATCGTAATATAATTTTACACACCCATATCCATTTTCATACGCATAACTAAGTGCATATATAACTCCCAAAATTTCTCCTGTTACATTTCTGTGTTTCAAAAATTTGTTAATTACCATATAATATTTTTCAATATTTTTCGATAAAATCACTACACCAAAAGAAGCTCTCTTAAATTCATGTGAATAGCTCCCATCCACATAAATTTCCAAACATTTAAAATAATTCACAAATTTTTCTACAATCTCTTTGTTTTCAGCTTTTAAAATAACCAATGAGGTGATTTTATCAGTTTTGTTGTAAAAAAGCTGTAATTTCAAATGTCCATTTTTATTTTTTAAACAACAAATTTCTTGAAACCTCGCCTTTTTCACACCAACAACTTCAAATTCATAAGGCAAAATTTCAAATATTTTTTCATTTCCTAAAAATCTTTCACAAAGTTTCACTTTTCCATAAAAATCTCTGTTTTTTATTTTATTCCCACTCAATTGTAGCAGGTGGTTTTGATGTGATATCATAGACAACCCTATTAACCCCTTTTACTTCATTTATGATTCTTTTTGCAACTTTATTTAAAAATTCATGTGGTAACTTTGACCAATCAGCGGTCATACCATCAAAACTGTTAACCGCCCTTAAAGCTATCACGTTCTCATATGTTCTGTAATCTCCCATAACTCCTACTGACTTTATCGGCAAAAAAACCGCAAATGCTTGCCAGACCTTATCATATAGATTGTTCTTTTTCAGTTCTTCGATAAATATATAGTCAGCTTTTTGTAATATACTAATGGCTTCTTCTGTAACTTTCCCTATTATCCTTACTGCAAGTCCAGGCCCTGGAAATGGATGTCTATTAATCATTGATTGAGGAAGTTCCAATATTTCTCCTATCTTCCGCACTTCATCTTTGAATAAATACCTTAATGGCTCTATTATCTTAAACGGCAATTTTTCAGGTAGTCCCCCCACATTGTGATGTGTTTTTATCTTTGCAGCAGATTTTCTTTCGCTTACCTTACTCTCAATAATATCCGGGTAGAGGGTCCCTTGCGCTAAGTATTTTATATTACCAAATTCTTCCAAAAGTTGCATTGAGGTTTCATAAAATACATCAATAAAGGTATGCCCTATTATTTTTCTCTTTTCTTCTGGATCTTCCACGTCTTTTAAAGCATCTAAAAACCTCTTTTTTGCATCTACAACAAAAATCTTTATACCCAATCTTTCAAAATTTTCTTTTACCTCTTCTCCTTCGTTTAACCTTAAAAGTCCTGTATCAACAAACACGGGGACTAAATTATCTCCTATAGCCTTGTGTAAAAGCATAGCAACTACCGAAGAATCAACTCCTCCAGAAAGCCCCAATATTACCTTATCATTACCTACAATCCCCTTTATTTCTTTTATTTTTTCAGAAACAAAATCCTTCATTTCCCAATTTTTTTCCATCTTTGCAATTTTGGAAACAAAATTTTCCAATATTTTTGAACCAAATTGTGTGTGTGTTACCTCTGGATGAAACTGAACACCATAAATAGTTTCATTTTTGTTTCTTATTGCTGCAAACGGTGAATTTTCACTTCTTCCTATTACATAGAACCCCTCAGGAAGTTTCTCTACTCTATCAGAATGGCTCATCCAAACATCAAATTTTTTTGGTAATCCCTCAAATAGTGGGTCTTCTTCTACCTCCAAAATTGCATGACCAAATTCTCTTTTTTGCGATTTTTCTACTCTTCCACCAAATTTATGTACAAGTGCTTGAAGTCCATAACAAATTCCCAAAATTGGAATATTCAAATGTAAAACATATTCTGGTACAAATGGAGCATCTTTCTCATACACACTGGAAGGTCCCCCGGATAGGATAATAGCAGTTGGATTTAATCTTTTTACCTCTTCTTCTTTTGCATCCCAAGGTAAAAGTTCTGCATAATACCCCTTTTCACGTACCCTTCTTACAATAAGCTGGGTATACTGCGAACCATAATCTAAAACAACCACTGTTTTCAAAAAAGACACCCCCCATATTTGTTTTCTAAATTATATCATCTTTACATTTTTTTAAATTAAAAGCACCATAAAAAAATGTTAATTATTAAGATATCATAACCTACACATAATTTAATGTTGTCTTTTCCGTTTTTAAGTTTTATTTTTTAAACTTGAAGATAAACAGCTTCTTCGCCTATACCTTTCTAAAATAATAAAAATATTTGATATATATGTACTTCGTTGTTTTGTTGTTACAAAAATAGGTATTTCTCTATGATTTTTCCCTTTTAAAATTAACA is a genomic window containing:
- a CDS encoding energy-coupling factor ABC transporter ATP-binding protein, which produces MIELKNISFGYDKEYVLENVTLCFPKNKKIAILGNNGCGKTTLLLICSGLLKPKKGKIYLDNTLVKNKELRKKVGIVFQNPDTQLLPVKVYQDISFGLFNLGYEKSFVEKRVKEIIKEFEMESLKDKPTQFLSYGQKKLVSIADIVALNPEYILLDEPDSYLDYKSFIRIQKILDKLLKKGKTIVISTHNSDFAYQWADYVYIIDNKKVILEGNPSFVFSKKDILEKTNLKIPGGVL
- a CDS encoding RNase H family protein, whose translation is MKLCERFLGNEKIFEILPYEFEVVGVKKARFQEICCLKNKNGHLKLQLFYNKTDKITSLVILKAENKEIVEKFVNYFKCLEIYVDGSYSHEFKRASFGVVILSKNIEKYYMVINKFLKHRNVTGEILGVIYALSYAYENGYGCVKLYYDYEGIEKWVVGEWKAKTELTKMYKEKVLEYGKYINIKFEKVRAHTGDKYNEQADKLAKYAIKTNSSNVEFEI
- the hemL gene encoding glutamate-1-semialdehyde 2,1-aminomutase; protein product: MFEKAKEFMPGGVNSPVRAFKSVELDPIFVKSAKGSKIKDINNNEYIDYIQSWGALILGHSHEVVINAINEQSQKGTSYGLCHPLEVEMAQILVENIPSIEMVRMVNSGTEAVMSAIRLARAYTKRDFIVKFEGCYHGHSDSLLVKAGSGALTFGTPNSEGVTKEFVSKTIVAKYNDVQNINEIFENFGDKIACVIVEPIAGNMGVVPPKPNFLLTLRKLTKKYNSILIFDEVITGFRVSQNGAQGLFNVIPDLTTLGKVIGGGLPVGAFGGKKEIMQLISPQGPVYQAGTLSGNPLTLAAGVSTLKFILNNKNFYKKLDELAKTLEEGLLYALKDFNIKVNRVGSMISFFFNGSSVDTYEKVISSDVNMYKKLFKYFLSYGILLPPSPFESLFISYAHTNEDIQQTIDIAMKFSKNLKEGKV
- a CDS encoding precorrin-2 dehydrogenase/sirohydrochlorin ferrochelatase family protein, encoding MAFIPIMLNLTGKKCLVIGGGKVAARKLKYFVNKADVTVIAKNISKEIKNTKGVMYIEKEYSPGDLEGFDVVIITTNDKKLNEKIHHEAKKKKILTNNATSKIFCEFIMPAIIEYKGYTISISTNGENPKKVKQLKEKIKKFLEGLDV
- a CDS encoding energy-coupling factor ABC transporter substrate-binding protein translates to MSKKHIILLSICIILVIFSLLINGGAEFSGADGQAEELIGTIAKDYSPWFSPIWEPPSGEIESLLFSLQAALGAIFIGYYFGYMKGRKVKNDN
- the guaA gene encoding glutamine-hydrolyzing GMP synthase; the encoded protein is MKTVVVLDYGSQYTQLIVRRVREKGYYAELLPWDAKEEEVKRLNPTAIILSGGPSSVYEKDAPFVPEYVLHLNIPILGICYGLQALVHKFGGRVEKSQKREFGHAILEVEEDPLFEGLPKKFDVWMSHSDRVEKLPEGFYVIGRSENSPFAAIRNKNETIYGVQFHPEVTHTQFGSKILENFVSKIAKMEKNWEMKDFVSEKIKEIKGIVGNDKVILGLSGGVDSSVVAMLLHKAIGDNLVPVFVDTGLLRLNEGEEVKENFERLGIKIFVVDAKKRFLDALKDVEDPEEKRKIIGHTFIDVFYETSMQLLEEFGNIKYLAQGTLYPDIIESKVSERKSAAKIKTHHNVGGLPEKLPFKIIEPLRYLFKDEVRKIGEILELPQSMINRHPFPGPGLAVRIIGKVTEEAISILQKADYIFIEELKKNNLYDKVWQAFAVFLPIKSVGVMGDYRTYENVIALRAVNSFDGMTADWSKLPHEFLNKVAKRIINEVKGVNRVVYDITSKPPATIEWE
- the hemB gene encoding porphobilinogen synthase produces the protein MKRLRRLRNNETIRSLIRETHLTTNDLIYPLFIKDGYKIKEEIPSMPEIFRLSIDMAIDEIKTLRNLGINAFLLFGVPNKKDLKCINIVNKALEEIKSEIKDAYLITDVCLCSYTEDGHCGITKDGIILNDESVELLSEISLSYAQSGADMIAPSDMMDGRVKKIRKTLDKNNFSDIPIMSYSAKFASSFYGPFRDAANSAPKFGDRKTYQLDIANKNEALREIALDIEEGADIVMIKPALSFLDIVEATKRTFNIPVAVYNVSGEYSMVKAAAQKGWIDEKEVVLETLTSMKRAGADIIITYHAKDVAKWLSYQ
- a CDS encoding energy-coupling factor ABC transporter permease → MRYLKFFLLLVFLVPSFGFSMHIMEGFLPPTHALIWYILSLPFFVIGLFTIRKTIKEKPNLKMLLAFVGAFTFVLSAMKIPSVTGSCSHPTGIGLGAIIFGPFTMTVIGTIVLLFQALLLAHGGLTTLGANTFSMAIVGSLVSYFIYKSLYKKNRNIAVFLAAFLGDLFTYVTTSFQLAVAFPDKTHGFIFSLAKFLSIFAITQVPLAIIEGLVTVVVIDLIYKYNKNELFEEGL
- a CDS encoding diphthine--ammonia ligase yields the protein MKTFCSWSGGKDSTLALYHGLKKFKVDYLFTMLSEDGIHSRAHGLPKSILEKQANSIGIPLITKCSTWGEYEKNFLDFLEEYAKGGMGIFGDIDLQEHLDWVENVCNKKNVRVFEPLWRRNRREIVEEFLKLGFKAKIIAVKKDLNIEKYLGKDLSFDLISEFESIGIDACGENGEFHTFVYNGPIFKNPVDFEIGTCVEKSKNLVLEIK
- a CDS encoding CbiQ family ECF transporter T component, which translates into the protein MIIEKISYTNSFSNYHPFPKILFSLSLLFLTFWFSPIINLITVFTVISLLLYTKVPPKKLFNIFLGVFLFIFLTSIALFFDFSEITPERGTSVFLRSCAGVSSILFLVLTTPVFELISLIPNRTIKDMLFLIYRAIYILLNITNEIILSQNSRYGYSTPKNTINSLKYLTYGIFNKALYFSKESEKGLISRFYSNNISILNRFNTKKDISLIFIAEMFLIYLEVII